One Populus nigra chromosome 16, ddPopNigr1.1, whole genome shotgun sequence genomic window, aaaagttttttttttaaaaaactgaaaccgaaccgaaaccgggtcaaaccaaccggtttcagttcggtttggtttttagggcaaaaaccggttcaaaccggtttggctcggttttccggttttggcttggttttcttggttttggctcagttttttccgattttggctcggtttttttcggtttcggttcggttcgattcggttttttcagtttttttcttataaaaccgaaactgaaccgaactagccggttttttcaaaattttaatcggtttaattggttttttttcagtttggttttttcaattattattttctgattttttcagtttaatcggtttttttactTACCCTTACCTAGAAGATTTCATggagaataattaatttatcaagaaCATCGCGGGCCATGTGAAATAACTTCTAAATACAAAACTTAATTCATGATTCCACTTCATGATCCTTCCCCGCTATTCCTGTATTTTTTTCGTTTATCATAATCAATTTcgtcttcttttattttattcagcaTTTACTAGTAATTCATAAATGTTATGTATAAACAGAGAagatggtggttttttttatctttttgcattttctttatcctcctctttatcttttttatttttatttttattttttaattttattctttaatatttacttaattttaaatttatcttcataaactaattcaatttactttctataaaaatatttcagtttcaaataaatattctaatatttgttttgtactcaattttataaatatttatttttattattgtataattaagtaaaaaatagttttaaatacAGTTTTTAAACTTAATAGAATTCATAACCTGAATAACAAATTTTATGGGTTAAGTCGTAAAGTCTAAATCAATACAATATTTCAGcatctcaatatatataaaaaatttatcttggtttttttttaatcaaatcacgCTTTTTCCTAGTCTTTCAAGTTGTGTTGATATCTACCAAGTTTATATGAATCACATGCAACTTActcatagtttaattttaaatctaaattaaataaaaagtgaagtcaagaaattttaaaatttactaactaaatcaaatttaataacaatattaaataatttcatgTAACCTCAACCTTTGTattataatgaaatttttttattcaagccgCAAACTTAATGTAATGCTCTAAAGTAGTATAATTTAATGTTTCGTTTGGGAATGCGGTTGAAACCGTgttctcttaaattttaaaaaaaaattcgctaaaaaataattttttatgtttttagattgttttaatgtgctgatcttaaaaataatttttaaaaattaaaaaaattattttaatatatttttaaataaaaaatattttaaatcataaccaCCATCATAATCCCAAATATGctcaatcaacccaaaaaaaaaaggattgctATGATGCAGGTGATAAGGAAAATAGCCTGCACCAAaagatgatattattaaatatattaaaataatatatatttttttatttttaaaatttatttttaataattcaaaatatttaaatttaaaataagaaattgaaaaactcCAATTAAAAATACAGGTTTAAAgaccttatttatttttgcatttcaaaaatactttcagaaaaattaatttttttatttttttctttacttgaaattaatttttttatattttaaatttattttaatatattaatatgaaaaataatttttaaaatataaaaaatattattttaatatatttttaaataaaaaatagtttaaaaataatatttactaaaTTCTCGAACATCTAATATCAATTGAGGTCGTTTGTAAACCGCAATTCTTTCATTGGATGAACaccagaaacaaaattaaaaaacattaaaattcagacaaaaaaatatataaaaagcaaagaaCAATCCAAGACCTAGTTTACACCAAATGCACGCGTTGAGAACACGCACCAGCAAACCTCGAACGTCCCACAAACAGTCATTTTCTAATGAAAGCAAAACGCGCTTAAGTTAGCGCGTGATACAACGAGAGAGGAAGAGTTTGCGGGTTTGAGCAAATCGTATGCGAGCAGGACCTGGAAGTCTTATCgtgaagaagagagaaacagaCCGAAATCAAATCATGACCTTAGTTGATGATAAATTCGTCATATATTAACAACACCACCATgtctcctcttcttctccttctcttgaTCTCTCACTCGACGACGACGACAACAGTAGTAGTAAATACGTTACTGAATCGGTTGACTCGGTTTCTCCGCCTGTAGTTTCGCGCGATTCTATCTCCGTGTTTTTACTCGGTGAGTTAATTCTCCCTCTCGATTAATTGATATGGTTGTAGATCTGTGGGTTTATGTAattctttgccttttgtttaGGGTTTGAAGGATTCAGCGATGGAACCGATGGATATAGTTGGTAAATCGAAAGAGGATGCTTCGCTTCCTAAAGGTAATTTcggaaaaaaacttttaagatttaatttttgcGTATTTTAATTCTAAGTTGTTTGgtcagtttttatttatatcttttgcattttttttcctcttggcttgttagtttattaatttttgcaGTTTGGCTagctacagttttttttttcaagtttttttttaggagGTGCTagatttagtttttgaaaaaaccgcagacaaaaaaataaaatgagttttACCTTAGGTTTTACTTTTGAGAGATTATGAAATGTACGAGTTGAGAAATTCATACACAGAGTGTTGTTAGGGTTAGTTAATGGGTTAGGGTCTCGACATCTGTGATTGTATTTGTGGTTAATTGCTATTGCCTTGCATAGTTTCAGTCATTTTTGAGTGATGTTGGGTCAAGTAGGAATAGCAATGGCCTGGTGCTGTTGTGATTTTAGGAAATTATGTTTGTGGTATCAGCTTAGTGTAGTGCGTTTAACTTGTACGCTTTTGATTGAGGGCTTGCTGGCCTTGTAGTCCTTGAAAGGGTGTTGAATGCACCTTCTCTGATGCCAGTTGTGAATTTTCTTTTACAGCAACTATGACCAAAATTATTAAAGAGATGTTGCCCCCAGATGTTCGTGTTGCCAGAGATGCCCAAGATCTTTTAATTGAGTGTTGTGTAGGTGAGATTTAAGTAATTTTGCATCTTTTATCTAACTTGAATTCTTTGCATATTATCATATTGATTGattatctttttctttgcaTTATTACCTCTAGGCAAAACTTTTCTTTGGGAAAATGATTTTATGTATGTGGAGAGAAAGAATGAGCATGGCCCTTTAGTCTATCTGCTGGTACTTTGTTTTATGGGACTTGTATCAGTTAGATCAATTGGAATTTAAATAGGGCAGCTGCATCAGACAATGTCATTGTTCAGTTCATGCAcatgattttaacaaaaaaagaagaagaagaaaggcagaaagaaaaggaaaagggaaggcAAATAGAAAGAGAGGCATGACCTTAGGAGATAAAGCTCCAAATCCAATTAGAAAAAGCTTCATTTGTGAATTACTTATTCTTAgcataagataaaatatttatcgataatatttctaaatttcaaTTTTGGCTTTTGACTTTGCTATAGTTATCTCCGTGTGACACTTTCCAGAGATGTGCCATTATCAGTTGATTGTTTGGAGCTGTTGCGACAAATCAAATACCTTAACAAAAGCTTTGTGGTccattctaaaaaaagaaattaataaatgtgCTCATAAGGgggattgtttttgttttcttctaaaaCAATATACCTTCCATACAAATGTTTGCAGCTGCAGCTTGTCTTCAAAAGCTATTTCATGGCTAGAATTTGATTTATTCCAAGATGTGGTTCACCAGATGGTATCGGAACTCTTTCTCTAACAAACCCTATTAAAAGTTTCTTTTACGTTTTTCTAATCTAAATGCTTGTTGGAATGTCATTGGTTGGAATCTGGAAAGGATGTTAGTTTTGGAAATGACACTGTTAATATGTACAAGTTTCCCTCCTTTTGGAAGCTAGCCTTCAAAGATTAAATCAACTTCCTATTACTACGCTATAGGTATGATCCTTGCCAAGAGGCAGAAAGCCATAAATGAAGTTTACCATCTTGAATGGCATCTTTGTATCTTGCCCTTACTTTTGATAAGAGAACCTTTCAGGAAACTGTTGTTAAGATTGGCATACTTAAATATCAGGATAGAAAGGAAAAGGGTTAGttgcaatattatttaaaaagttgcCTCTGGCACCATTTATTTTGAAGATAGCACATCCAAGAGAAAACTGTTTTCCTATATAACGTGCTCACCCTTTCATTTCCTTGAATCCTAGTTGTGGCctgagattttttaatttaatattggcTATAATATAGGATgcttaaattagaatttttaagatGTGGCCAATTTAGTATCACATGCAAGGGCCATACGTTTATTTGGTTATAAGTTAAGCTTTGTTCAATAGTATTTCATTGGTTGCTGATATAACATTTAAAACTACGTCATTCCATCCACATAAATGTCGAATGTTTTTTCTACTGCCCCTATTTCTTTCTGCATCACTGCATGTTCTTCTCTCACTACCAGACAGTCAATACTTTTTCATATGGTTTTGTGATTTGTGTTTTAACAAATCTCTGAGGAACTTGTTTGTTTGCAGAATTTATAAACCTTGTATCATCAGAGTCCAATGAAGTTTGTAGCAGAGAGGACAAGCGAACAATTGCACCTGAGCATGTACTCAAGGCTTTAGAGGTCTTTGACGATCCAATTTACTCTTAGTGTGGGTTTTTGACAAGCATAATTTCTTGTTCATCTTAGCTGGAACCAacattttttgctttattttcttccaatacTGTTTCGGGATGATCTGctataccttttcttttaataatttgaacCTAGGTTTTATTCCCTGCCTCACCcatccccaaaaaaaaaaaaaaggccaaaagTGCTTTTCATTTGTACCATCTGCTTTTAATCTCTTATGATTTTCAGAATTATTGGTGATGCTTATCTTTCCGTTACCAGTTCATTCTCTGAGAAGTCTCATAGACCTTTCGATCCATGCATAATCCTCAGAGTTATGTTTAATTAGTAGCTGCTGTTTTGCTGTAAATGCCTCAATGTCAGTctgtttctattttctattttttgaagCCAATCATGTATTTTTAATGGAATTGATTAACAATCTGCATTTGAAACCATGTGCCTTTTCAAGATCTCCCTGGTTGCCCGCTTGCAATTTTGAACGGGTCTAAGGTTTTGCAATTTTTATTCACAAGTACGATCTGATTGATTATCTGATTCACAGGTTCTTGGGTTTGGAGAGTACATTGAGGAGGTTTATGCTGCATATGAGCAACACAAGCTAGAGACtatggtaatttttatttttccccatcctttttcattttctgcaagaaagattattttttaaatcagatCTCTCCACATGAAAAAGCCATGTTTTAAGATAGTCCAGTTGGTTCAGCACCTgccttgtttttatttacttttgcCACAATGGATTGGTGTCATGAGCTTTATTGAGCCttcaggtttttgtttttgtacatTCGCCGTTTTAGTTTAGTTGCCCGCTTAAAATTGAGCTTTGGGAGCACAAAATGATATATTATCTTTTGTTACAGTTGAGCTTTCAAAGCGCATAATGCAAGTATTGTTTAACAAATCTCGCACTCTCTGTCTCCTTCCTTTTTCCCTTCCAGCATGACTCTTTAAAAGGTGGTAAATGGAGCAATGGAGCGGCAATGACCGAGGAAGAAGCAGCCGCTGCGCAGCAAAGGATGTTTGATGAGGCGCGTGCTAGAATGAATGGTGGGGTCACTGCCCCAAAGCAACCAGAGACTAACCAAAGTTTAAAGAGCTAACCTTAGGGACTTTACTTTCGTGAACCATAGGCAATCATCACCCTCTTCCCTTGGCACGGCTAGAATTATCTTATAGTGTACAAAGTCATTGGCAAGTGCAGTAGTGACTATGTGGATATGCACTTGGATTTGTACTCTTTTTATCGTATGAATCATGTTTATAAGTTAATTAGTGCAAGCTTGTCATTATCATATTTAGTTACCAAATGTATCATTTGCCTTTGCTTTGAGTTGAATTATttcttaacttaaaataaatttcaagtattgataatgtattttataataaaaaaatttaatctgatATAgattagattatatatatatatatatatatatatatatatatatatatatatatatatatattttaatattgatatattgaattgatttaggttaatttattaaatttttaattcggagactaataactttataaaataaattataaaggttaatttttaattaactaagataaaattaaaaaaatattaaattaaaaaagaagaacaaaacaaaaattatttgaattaatataggttattttttaaatgacttaagataattttatagaaaacaaataaatattatgaaattaagtttaatttctaattaatttaatattaaagattaaaattaaaaaaaattaatttaaaaaataaaaatacaatttaagttGACCAATTAATTTACTTGTTGAACTTGCCATTTGGGTTATAACATCCCGAaaatttcatgataattttaatttcttctactGTCATTAACgtgtaaaataaacaattaattttttatttggagtTTTACTAATACAAAGTCACCCATTCATCCCCCAATTAAATTTTACATTGTATGAATATTGCAACATAGGAGatatttctctttatttgttgCACCATAAGagctatttttctttatttgtaagaTCGTTATTATATTTCAAACATCTAAGAACtagatatataaaatgtctGATATATATCTTCCCATAATACTAGATGTAAAATCCGATTAAAACTTTTCTcaagtaaaaaatgaaaataaagaattaatcTAGAAataaaatgggttaaattagataaaagaaatttaattaatatgagaGGGGTTGATATGAACCAAGTCAAGTTCGAATTTAGCCTTAAAATGTCTGCTGATTAATTTTGCAAGATCAAACATATCTCTTAAATTATACATCGTAtcgaaatgaaattttataggGAGATACTAGACACATGGAACTATATTGTGGTAAATGTTCCGATTACATGGATTTCAAGAACATATTATTTAATAGAGTCGAAGTTACTAGACGAATCTTATCAAATCTTAGGAGAGAATTGGAATGGAAACCAATCtcaaaaaaacccaaatgaGGGATAAGAACAACCCTTGTCTAGCACCTAAACATCTCACCTCATTTAAGAGAGGGAATAAATGCAAGGTGACCCTTCCTCTTTCCAAAAACCAACTAGCAGCTTGCAACATCCTCCTTTTTCTCAAAGAGAAACCCCATAAACCCAATTGCATGTACCCCTCTTGAACATTAGAGAAGATAGGagagttaaagaaaaatataaatggtTAAAACCATGGAAGGAAGGGGAGTGAAGGAGGCTAACGGGTGTAGCTAgagaaggaaggaagaaaaactaaatgtagagagaaagaagaaaaagaactaCATAAGAAATCTACCTAGGACAACCTAAAATCGTGAGGTAAGGAAAGAACACCTCATTACTTGCTTGGAATTTTGGgacagaaaagagaagaaaaccacAAGGGTTTGGCTAGGGTTCTTACACCTATTACTTGAGGGGACTAGATAGAAAGATTAATGGGGACCTATTCTAGAAACATTGACAAAAAGAAATGGATGAACATGATGAACAAAACCTAGACTAAGGGCTGGCCAAGGAAGTAATGGAAAaggatgaaatgaaatgataaaaccTAAAATTTGTGACCTTGGTTAACTCATGGAAACATGCATGAGCTGAGGTAAAAATTCATGTTCATGATAATGTGTGGATTTAGCATGCATGAGTGAAGAGCtatgtgaaaataaaatgtaagAATGTGCAAAATTGTGATCTTGTTGAACccttaaaatgatatttaagctgaaataaaatctatgttaatgttaatgctttgattttgttatgagattgatgaatttacAAGAATATGGATCAAGTGAATGAAGATATGGATTGTGGCATGTTGTTGTGATTATACTTGTGATAAAAGTGAAAAATGGCTTGTGTAAATTATGGAGAAAATGGACAACAATGTCCTatcaaagaaagaggaaaaacatGAAGGAAACTATGCATGATGAACACATTTAAAATGGCATAAGATGGAATGGAAATAGAACCCTTATGTGCTGTAAAATTGTTACCAATTGTGTTGATGCATTGCCATGATACAATTAAGTGTATATGAATTTATGATTGTGGCAACTCTAAATGTTGGTCTTGAAGTACTAACTAGGAGAGTATTTGGAAAGTGTATATGTTGAGATTTGATTATGTTTTGCTCGATAACGTGTGATAAATTATATGTGGTTGATTATGGTCTATGTTCAATTTGGTTTGGGTGTGTATAAGATAAGGGGAAagctgattagtacttaaaagtgcatttttatcaaggttttatatcatcattttgcacttaaagtatcaataactccttaactaaagcatgttttataataacatatctaattatataagatacctttaatttatggtaaatgttcatcttaaatgcaggcctatcacataaatgaaagaattgattgatgagttgaagtagtgaaattgaaaggacaaaaagatggccaaagagatgctggtgcagtccaaactagaacacagttcggtaattgggtcatatcgggagctgtagatcttggatttaggtccattttatatggatggaaagataagacataggcctacaacttttatgtggagcccaagatttaaaaaggctgttttcaagtccaaattgtagcaacaacaaagaagtcggaatctgtcctgcagcccaaacactgttcagtgttcagcccatatctcaagttctagaagtccaaatgatctcaaatttttatcctggaaagatgagacaatttcctagaactttcatgatttaagtttgttcaaattatgacgtcatcaatgatgtttttggcagacaagaagataagaattgtcaccaagtcaagaagtgaccacccactcatcaattagtcaacaaatcaatagttctgaattttggtctataaaaggaggcatttgccgtgtatttaggcatcttggtgttcagatcaagatcatgctcttgctttctctctttgtattgcttatgctttgctttcattaatattaagtttatgcctttcatttcctttcctttacttagttaacttttatcttacttatgttcttatcttgtttatttatgtttctttctttcattatgtctagctaagttaattatgtcaaggtgaaaaggttacactaatggtgtaaggataagtataatataaactcaacatggactttaatgttggatactaacatgctttatatttgttatcctattcacttttaatactttgcttgttaaatggttaatctagatttatgttgtataacacttggtacaacaaatacttggcactttcatagcccatactgtatggtataaccgacacctgagctatgaaaggaacttgatttgttgttaacataagttataatcatgaatgcctgaaaacatttacaagtattagcattattcgaataagatagctaatgtaatcgtgttaacaatttataatctgattggaacctccttgtgtgtggtttccaattgaataataagggtttatactatacttgtttgaaataccattagtggatcctctaaccttcacatttgttgttatcattgtttaatccttacgttaatctttcatctcaaagttctcatcaacttcttcctcttcttcttcactattattattatcactattattattattattattattgttactattgttgtagtattattgttgcttataatttatacaagtaacctccctgtggttcgaccccggtcttgccgggttatttattacttcgacactcctgcacttgggaaaagacatcaatcttttggtcgtgtcaagtttttggcgccgttgccggggaggtaaattcttgtacaaattatagtatttattttatttcctcttttcacttttcttgtatctaactttgtttattttttcttttgttttcttcttctttttattctctttttacacgtgcatgagagtttggtcacgtacattaagtggtagactttgtagggtatcctcatcattttcagaaaatatggccgaagaagataatcaatcgcttcataatgagaataatgagaatattcgggttagaactcttagagaccacatgaatcccacaagaacaagtgcaccctcatgcatagtttttcctcctgatgcatctcattttaattttaagacaggcattattcaacttttaccatcttttcatggcttagatttagaaaatccatacttgcatttaagggaatttgaggaggtttgcaacacatataatgactcgaattgtagcatgaacaccattagattgaagcttttttcttttttattaaaagataaagctaaaacatggctacaaaatttgagacctggatccattcgtgcttgggatgaaatgcaacaacaatttttaaagaagttttttcatcccacagaacaaactcttttaaaagacaaatcattactttctctcaaaaaccaggagaaacattttatcaatgttgggataggtatcgagacttacttaatacttgcccccatcatggttttgaaacatggagattagtttcacatttttatgaagggttaactcctagagataggcaaatggttgaattgatgtgcaatggaacttttgaggataaagaccctaatgaagcaatgaagtacttagatttgctagctgaaaatgcacaaaattgggacaccacaggtacttatgaggcaccaagtaaagcCCAActtcatacatctagtgggggtatgtacaaccttagggaagatcatgacctccaagccaagtttgcatctttagctaaaaaagtcgaagcgctagaattgaaaaagagtggtcaattaaaatctgttcaagacattgcatgtcaaatctgtgaaaccaacgaacattcaaccaatgactgtccaaccttaccttcttttaaagaatgtctccatgaacaagcccatgcattaaaca contains:
- the LOC133675111 gene encoding protein Dr1 homolog, whose translation is MEPMDIVGKSKEDASLPKATMTKIIKEMLPPDVRVARDAQDLLIECCVEFINLVSSESNEVCSREDKRTIAPEHVLKALEVLGFGEYIEEVYAAYEQHKLETMHDSLKGGKWSNGAAMTEEEAAAAQQRMFDEARARMNGGVTAPKQPETNQSLKS